One Methanobacterium alcaliphilum genomic region harbors:
- a CDS encoding Nif3-like dinuclear metal center hexameric protein: protein MKTSKLFQSIEKKIPPNIALNEDKIGFFGSKSILEENIEKVLVLMDYLPLKNLEELKKQKILNYNDFDLMVLHHPPPDNIKLEYPVYIIHSNWDIVPGGACDALADTLNITTSGVLDHATGLGRLGNLNNGPVYLEEFMDLVQKKLDLDYLRVVNDENTLINDIALVSGFGLNPYFINLSYGKGVDLYLSGDLTHPGAILAKNLGIKLIDATHHATEIPGLYRLGEVISDSGVEVQIFDSDLPWNTHSR from the coding sequence ATGAAAACTTCTAAGTTATTTCAAAGTATTGAAAAAAAGATCCCTCCAAATATAGCTTTAAATGAGGATAAAATTGGTTTTTTTGGTAGCAAATCGATTTTAGAAGAAAATATTGAAAAAGTCCTGGTTTTAATGGATTACTTACCCTTGAAAAATTTGGAAGAATTAAAAAAACAAAAAATTCTAAATTACAATGATTTCGATCTGATGGTGCTGCACCACCCCCCACCAGATAATATTAAATTAGAATACCCTGTGTATATCATCCATTCCAACTGGGATATTGTACCGGGAGGAGCATGTGATGCTCTGGCTGATACTTTAAATATAACTACAAGTGGTGTTTTAGACCATGCAACTGGATTGGGACGTTTGGGTAATTTGAATAACGGCCCTGTTTATCTAGAAGAATTCATGGATCTCGTGCAAAAAAAGTTAGATTTAGATTATCTGAGGGTGGTTAATGATGAAAACACCTTGATCAACGATATTGCATTAGTGTCTGGTTTTGGTTTAAATCCTTATTTTATTAACTTATCCTATGGAAAAGGAGTTGACTTATATTTATCAGGTGATCTCACACATCCCGGGGCAATTCTTGCCAAAAATTTAGGTATTAAATTAATTGATGCCACTCATCACGCTACAGAAATACCGGGGCTTTACCGCTTAGGTGAAGTTATTTCTGATAGTGGAGTTGAAGTTCAAATATTTGATAGCGATCTACCTTGGAACACTCATTCACGATAG
- a CDS encoding SAM-dependent methyltransferase HcgC family protein: MKNKKTPKSDQIEPGITSTVKTIFSKTTVEDIINTIADYKKNAVLKYLSANNIQPSHTLIVGTYLTGAKIANDLVKRGHVTVVDIHPQVKSFLDSSVTFKNSIYELNIQQTFDLIVDTTGLGGLSSEEMNHLKAPEVFLAENPTSDGSDEMIKKIDATKNRLEYFNAPFIGQIFTEGLNTKTSGTMSLAVEVMKNSMHEVLHKEGVLYSVSSLDFYERILFQEKDTAKFLKTIQRPAIVVSSLGKIDPDSIIEKNLKKIYSKILVE, encoded by the coding sequence ATGAAAAACAAGAAAACCCCTAAATCAGACCAGATTGAACCCGGCATCACTTCCACAGTTAAAACTATTTTTTCTAAAACCACAGTGGAAGATATAATAAATACCATTGCGGATTACAAAAAAAATGCCGTTTTGAAGTACCTGAGTGCAAATAATATTCAACCGTCCCATACTTTGATTGTGGGTACCTACCTCACCGGGGCAAAGATTGCAAACGATCTTGTTAAGAGAGGACATGTGACTGTGGTGGACATCCACCCCCAGGTTAAATCTTTCCTTGATTCGTCTGTAACCTTTAAAAACAGCATATATGAGCTTAACATACAGCAGACTTTTGATCTAATTGTTGATACCACGGGCCTAGGAGGGTTATCTTCAGAAGAAATGAATCATCTGAAAGCTCCAGAAGTATTCTTAGCAGAAAACCCAACCTCTGATGGTAGTGATGAAATGATTAAAAAAATCGATGCAACTAAGAATCGCCTTGAATATTTTAATGCTCCTTTTATAGGTCAAATTTTTACTGAAGGATTGAATACAAAGACTTCCGGGACTATGAGTCTTGCTGTGGAAGTTATGAAAAATTCCATGCATGAAGTGCTCCATAAGGAGGGCGTACTCTATTCTGTTTCTTCACTTGATTTTTATGAGAGAATTCTCTTCCAGGAAAAAGACACAGCAAAGTTTCTAAAAACAATCCAGAGACCAGCCATTGTAGTTTCATCCCTGGGTAAAATTGACCCCGATTCCATTATAGAAAAAAATCTTAAAAAAATTTATTCAAAAATTTTGGTAGAATAA
- a CDS encoding DUF3236 domain-containing protein translates to MNLEKSIKNAYQESVDGTRRGDSFAEVKKIKAYIKNAKRIIVPNWNKAKIDVVNQVLKDFELKKAEHLEFHTNSCDLTRMPALSKAIMALDISSADLVIARGRLGVPGSGSMLVIIDNKGRLLSATISPAHVIHGKSVQDAVRDEITAALERIGFSKE, encoded by the coding sequence GTGAATCTGGAAAAATCTATTAAAAATGCTTATCAAGAATCAGTTGACGGAACTCGCAGGGGAGACAGTTTTGCAGAAGTTAAAAAAATTAAGGCATATATTAAAAATGCAAAGCGAATAATTGTGCCCAACTGGAATAAAGCAAAAATAGACGTGGTTAATCAGGTTCTAAAAGATTTTGAACTGAAAAAAGCAGAGCACTTAGAATTCCACACAAACTCATGCGACCTTACACGGATGCCTGCCCTAAGTAAAGCAATTATGGCTTTAGATATTTCTTCTGCAGACCTAGTTATAGCTCGAGGGCGCCTAGGGGTTCCTGGATCCGGGTCAATGTTAGTAATAATAGATAATAAAGGTCGTTTACTATCAGCCACCATATCTCCGGCCCATGTAATCCATGGAAAATCTGTGCAAGATGCAGTTAGAGATGAAATCACAGCTGCACTGGAGAGAATTGGTTTTTCAAAAGAATAA
- the hmdB gene encoding 5,10-methenyltetrahydromethanopterin hydrogenase cofactor biosynthesis protein HmdB, whose protein sequence is MINEILKKALSGKSLENNEILALFQIDNYVDFIKMLKTAVKIRNKNNRPIKLTSTVHMTNKCQVSPKCKYCGFAAGTSKEGYFHSFFKQDQEILDAVLNIEKSGIPRVSCSGAHGFKGKHAVKAAQIVKENTSLELLVNVGSDLTKSAIEQLAYYETDTICCNLETVNEEIFNDLKPGETLDQRIEICQMVSDEGVELSSGLLIGLGESYQDRINHLNFLKRFETLGEIPIMGFNPYKGTPMENHPKCSLEEQLKTIAITRILFPPIRITVPTPTIGPKNVQFSLMAGADNLATVIPDSYPHEVKGVGSPVFGNLKDVLEVLDEMGLKAQLNEPQNSNHYKNKVPQIY, encoded by the coding sequence TTGATAAATGAAATATTAAAAAAAGCATTAAGTGGGAAATCACTGGAAAACAATGAAATATTAGCTTTATTTCAAATTGATAACTATGTTGATTTCATAAAAATGCTGAAAACCGCAGTAAAAATCAGAAATAAAAATAACCGGCCCATTAAACTAACTTCTACTGTCCATATGACTAATAAGTGCCAGGTTAGTCCTAAATGTAAATACTGTGGTTTTGCTGCAGGAACATCCAAAGAAGGATATTTTCATTCATTTTTCAAACAAGATCAGGAAATATTAGATGCTGTTTTAAATATCGAAAAATCGGGAATACCCCGAGTAAGCTGTTCAGGTGCCCATGGTTTTAAGGGCAAACATGCTGTTAAAGCCGCCCAAATTGTTAAAGAAAATACTTCACTGGAATTACTAGTTAATGTAGGTTCAGATTTAACTAAATCTGCCATAGAACAATTAGCATATTATGAAACAGATACTATTTGTTGTAATTTAGAAACTGTTAATGAAGAAATTTTTAATGACTTAAAACCTGGCGAAACATTAGATCAACGCATAGAAATATGCCAAATGGTTTCGGATGAGGGAGTAGAACTTTCTTCAGGCCTTTTAATAGGGCTAGGTGAGTCATATCAAGACCGCATAAATCATTTAAATTTTTTAAAAAGATTTGAAACTCTTGGAGAAATTCCAATAATGGGTTTTAACCCATATAAAGGCACTCCCATGGAAAATCATCCCAAATGCTCATTAGAAGAACAGTTGAAAACCATTGCCATAACTCGAATTTTGTTCCCACCGATTAGAATAACTGTGCCCACTCCTACTATCGGTCCCAAGAATGTCCAGTTCTCTCTTATGGCCGGAGCAGATAATTTAGCAACAGTTATTCCAGATTCTTATCCTCACGAAGTGAAAGGAGTAGGTTCTCCTGTTTTTGGAAATTTAAAAGATGTTTTAGAGGTTTTAGATGAAATGGGTTTAAAAGCTCAACTAAATGAACCTCAAAATTCTAATCACTATAAAAATAAAGTTCCCCAAATATACTGA
- the hmd gene encoding 5,10-methenyltetrahydromethanopterin hydrogenase gives MKVAILGAGCYRTHAASGITNFSRACEVAESVGKPEIAMTHSTITMGAELMELCGIKDIVIADPIFDHGITVIDDFAYEDVIEAHKEDPEKVMPDIRAKVNEVAKDLPKPPKGAIHFTDPEDLGFEVTSNDVEAVADADWIMTWLPKGDMQMGIIEKFADSIKEGAILTHACTVPTTMFQKIFDDLSSPEMNVAPKVNVSSYHPGAVPEMKGQVYIAEGFANNDSINKLMELGATARGNAYTLPAELLGPVCDMCSALTAITYAGILGYRDSVMNVLGAPAGFAQMMAKESLEQVTALMNKVGIDKMEESLEPGALLGTADSMNFGATGEILPTILESLEKRTK, from the coding sequence ATGAAAGTTGCAATATTAGGAGCAGGATGTTACAGAACTCACGCTGCTAGTGGAATTACTAATTTTTCACGAGCATGTGAAGTAGCTGAATCAGTTGGAAAACCAGAAATCGCCATGACCCACTCCACCATAACCATGGGTGCAGAGTTAATGGAATTATGTGGAATAAAGGATATCGTAATTGCAGATCCAATTTTCGATCATGGAATTACCGTAATTGATGATTTTGCCTATGAAGATGTAATCGAAGCTCACAAAGAAGATCCAGAAAAAGTAATGCCCGATATTAGAGCAAAAGTTAATGAAGTTGCTAAAGACTTACCAAAACCACCTAAAGGAGCAATACACTTTACTGATCCGGAAGACCTTGGTTTTGAGGTAACATCTAATGATGTTGAAGCTGTAGCTGATGCAGATTGGATTATGACTTGGTTACCAAAAGGCGACATGCAGATGGGAATCATAGAAAAATTCGCTGATAGTATAAAAGAAGGCGCAATATTAACCCATGCATGTACCGTACCCACCACCATGTTCCAAAAAATATTTGATGATTTAAGCAGCCCTGAAATGAATGTTGCCCCTAAAGTTAATGTATCATCTTACCACCCTGGTGCAGTACCTGAAATGAAAGGTCAAGTATACATTGCTGAAGGATTTGCCAACAATGATTCCATTAATAAATTAATGGAACTAGGTGCAACTGCCAGAGGAAATGCTTACACACTACCAGCCGAACTATTAGGACCTGTTTGTGACATGTGCTCTGCCCTAACTGCAATTACTTACGCTGGTATTTTAGGATACCGTGACTCTGTAATGAATGTTTTAGGTGCTCCAGCAGGATTTGCTCAAATGATGGCCAAAGAATCATTAGAACAAGTTACTGCTCTAATGAACAAAGTAGGTATTGATAAAATGGAAGAAAGTTTAGAACCAGGCGCATTACTGGGAACTGCTGATTCCATGAACTTCGGAGCTACTGGAGAAATTCTACCAACCATCTTAGAATCTTTAGAAAAAAGAACTAAATAA
- a CDS encoding molybdopterin-dependent oxidoreductase codes for MMIKHTICPSCSVGCGINLINRDEVVIGTYPYKKHPVNEGKNCIKGRDSFEKVNNQQRIKTPMIKKNNAFNGVDWEKSLKFISEKLKTYSPNELGIIASGTNTNEEAEIINSFASSYGVTQIGYYSGEFPEFDEQVASMDEINNSDFIFIIGDVLKDNPLIGRRIILAKEKGAEIASVDTLNISTTSMNSDKYLQVDSISEFMDNGFKEIIDNLTESSIIIFNKLDDKNDFEKILRVSKMNKSKILPVLKECNSKGVMDHITPMNTSQIKDLISKVKVLMIIQDDTASYIGESEFKGLDLLIIIATSTNETTNLADIILPGTCWAEKEGSFTNSAGNTQNFSKVVNAPENALEDALILHKIAENVGIDL; via the coding sequence ATGATGATAAAGCATACAATATGCCCCTCCTGTAGTGTAGGGTGCGGTATAAATTTAATCAATAGAGATGAAGTAGTTATCGGCACTTACCCTTATAAAAAACATCCTGTTAATGAGGGAAAGAACTGTATAAAAGGAAGAGATAGCTTTGAGAAAGTAAACAATCAACAGAGAATAAAAACTCCCATGATTAAAAAAAATAATGCATTCAATGGTGTTGATTGGGAAAAATCATTAAAATTTATTTCAGAAAAACTAAAAACGTATTCGCCCAATGAATTAGGGATCATTGCATCTGGAACAAACACTAATGAAGAAGCAGAGATCATAAACAGTTTCGCAAGTTCTTATGGGGTCACTCAGATTGGTTATTATTCTGGAGAATTCCCGGAATTTGATGAACAAGTTGCTTCTATGGATGAAATAAATAATTCTGATTTTATTTTTATAATAGGCGATGTATTAAAAGACAACCCATTAATTGGTCGAAGAATTATCTTAGCCAAAGAAAAGGGTGCTGAAATAGCTTCGGTAGATACTTTAAATATCAGCACTACCAGTATGAATTCTGATAAATATCTCCAGGTTGATTCAATTTCAGAATTTATGGACAATGGTTTTAAGGAGATAATTGATAATTTAACGGAATCGTCAATAATCATATTCAATAAATTAGATGATAAAAATGATTTTGAAAAGATATTAAGAGTTTCTAAGATGAATAAATCTAAAATATTGCCTGTTTTAAAGGAATGTAATAGTAAAGGAGTCATGGATCATATTACTCCGATGAATACCTCTCAAATAAAAGATTTAATTAGTAAAGTCAAAGTTTTGATGATCATACAGGATGATACAGCTTCATATATTGGAGAATCTGAATTTAAAGGATTGGATTTGTTAATAATCATTGCCACATCTACTAATGAAACAACTAATCTAGCTGATATTATTTTACCCGGAACTTGTTGGGCTGAAAAAGAAGGATCATTCACCAACAGCGCAGGAAATACTCAAAACTTTTCTAAGGTGGTTAATGCACCCGAAAATGCTTTGGAAGATGCATTGATTTTACATAAAATTGCTGAAAATGTGGGAATTGATTTATAG
- a CDS encoding Coenzyme F420 hydrogenase/dehydrogenase, beta subunit C-terminal domain, translating into MSSKYILARAKDEKIRENGACGGAVSGLFQYLLDEKEIDGILTLTKGEDVYDGIPALITESSEIIETCGSLHCAPTMVGDLISRFLSDLKVGVAVKPCDAMAINELEKRNQIDPEKVYQIGLNCGGTLMPQTAKRMIELFYEVDPADVIKEEIDKGQFIVELKDGTHKSVKIDDLEEEGYGRRENCQRCELMVPRNADVACGNWGSEDEWTFIEINTPKGEKLVEDAKNKGYVEIKTPSDKLIGIREKVEGIMIKLAQKFQGKLLDAQYPSIEKWDEYWGRCIKCYGCRDVCPVCWCRECELEKEFYQEDGQTPPDPLTFQGVRLSHMAFSCVNCGQCEDVCPMEIPVSKIYDKIQKKYREKTGYVAGVSDEMPPLYSPEKE; encoded by the coding sequence ATGAGTTCTAAATATATACTTGCCCGAGCAAAAGATGAAAAAATCCGTGAAAATGGGGCGTGCGGTGGTGCTGTTAGCGGTCTTTTCCAGTACCTGTTAGATGAAAAAGAGATTGATGGAATATTAACCTTGACTAAAGGTGAGGATGTTTACGATGGGATACCTGCACTGATTACAGAATCTTCGGAAATCATTGAAACATGTGGTTCCCTCCATTGCGCTCCTACTATGGTTGGAGATCTAATCTCCAGATTTTTAAGTGATTTAAAAGTTGGTGTTGCTGTAAAACCGTGTGATGCTATGGCCATCAACGAACTTGAAAAGCGAAATCAGATAGATCCCGAGAAAGTTTATCAAATAGGCCTCAACTGCGGGGGTACATTAATGCCCCAGACCGCTAAAAGGATGATTGAACTATTTTATGAAGTGGACCCTGCTGATGTAATCAAAGAAGAAATCGACAAAGGACAATTTATCGTAGAATTAAAAGATGGAACGCATAAGTCAGTTAAAATTGACGATTTGGAAGAAGAGGGATATGGTCGCCGTGAAAACTGTCAAAGATGTGAATTGATGGTTCCACGTAATGCAGATGTAGCTTGTGGTAATTGGGGATCCGAGGATGAATGGACGTTTATTGAAATTAACACACCTAAAGGAGAAAAATTAGTAGAAGATGCAAAAAATAAGGGATATGTCGAAATTAAAACACCCTCTGATAAATTAATTGGCATCCGTGAAAAAGTTGAAGGAATAATGATCAAACTGGCCCAGAAATTCCAGGGTAAACTACTAGATGCTCAATATCCCTCCATTGAAAAATGGGATGAATATTGGGGTCGCTGTATTAAATGTTACGGGTGTCGTGATGTTTGTCCGGTATGCTGGTGCAGGGAATGTGAACTAGAAAAAGAATTTTATCAGGAAGACGGTCAAACACCTCCAGATCCATTGACTTTTCAGGGTGTAAGATTATCTCATATGGCATTTAGCTGCGTAAACTGTGGGCAATGTGAAGATGTATGTCCTATGGAAATTCCGGTTTCCAAAATATATGATAAAATTCAGAAAAAATACCGTGAAAAAACAGGATATGTGGCCGGTGTTAGCGATGAAATGCCCCCATTATATAGTCCTGAAAAGGAATAA
- a CDS encoding hydrogenase iron-sulfur subunit, with translation MSEPKILGFCCNWCSYGGADTAGTARMQYPPSVRIIRVMCSGRINASMILKAFRDGADGVFVGGCHMGDCHYDAGNYKWRRRADMIGDILPEFGIEKERFRFEWISASEGEKFQKTMTEFYDNVNELGPVHRSFSK, from the coding sequence ATGTCTGAACCAAAAATATTAGGGTTTTGTTGTAACTGGTGCTCCTATGGAGGGGCAGATACTGCGGGAACTGCCCGAATGCAGTACCCTCCAAGTGTTAGAATTATTCGTGTAATGTGTTCTGGTAGAATTAATGCTTCTATGATTCTTAAGGCTTTTAGAGATGGGGCTGATGGTGTTTTTGTAGGTGGTTGCCATATGGGTGACTGCCACTATGATGCTGGTAACTATAAATGGAGAAGAAGGGCTGATATGATTGGAGATATACTACCTGAGTTTGGAATTGAAAAAGAAAGATTCAGATTTGAATGGATTTCAGCATCAGAAGGTGAAAAGTTCCAGAAAACCATGACTGAATTCTATGATAATGTAAATGAATTGGGTCCAGTTCACAGATCTTTTTCTAAATAA